Below is a window of Nocardioides conyzicola DNA.
TCGGCGGCCTGTGCCGGCTTCTGCCACGGGGTCGCGCTCGCCTCCGACATGGTCCGGGGCGGCAGCGCTGGCTACGCCCTGGTCATCGGCGTCGAGCGGCTCTCGGAGCTCACCGACATCGGCGATCGCGGCACCGCGTTCATCTTCGCCGACGGCGCGGGGGCCGTGGTCGTCGGACCCAGCGACCAACCGGGCATCGGGCCGGTCGTGTGGGGCTCCGACGGCGAGCAGTTCGATCTGATCCGCCAGCGCGAGGACTGGCGCGACGTCGTCGTCTCCGAGCGACCCGAGATGCCGCACCTGGTGATGCAGGGCAACGCGGTGTTCCGCTGGGCGTCGTACCAGATGGCCAAGACCGGGCAGCAGGCCCTCGACCGCGCCGGGGTCACCCTCGACGAGCTCGACGTCTTCGTCCCGCACCAGGCCAACATGCGCATCACTGACGCCATGGCACGCGCGATGAAGCTGCCCGGGCGGGTCAAGATCGCCCGCGACATCGCCGAGCAGGGCAACACCTCGGCTGCGTCCATCCCCCTCGCCCTCGACCGGATGATCGAGGAGGGTGACGCCAAGAGTGGCGACACCGCCCTGCTCATCGCCTTCGGCGCCGGCCTCGCGTACGCCGCGCAGGTCGTCACCGTCCCCTGACGCTCCACCCGCACCACCGACGGAACCACCCCACTAGAAAAGGAACCGCCTGATGGCTACCACCGAAGAGATCCGCGCCGACCTCGCCGAGATCGTCAACGAGGTCGCCGGCATCGACGCCGACGACGTCCAGCTCGACAAGTCCTTCGTCGACGACCTGGACGTGGACTCGCTGTCCATGGTCGAGGTCGTCGTCGCCGCCGAGGAGAAGTTCGGCGTCTCGATCCCGGACGACGAGGTCAAGAACCTCAAGACCGTGGGCGACGCCGTCGCCTTCATCGAGCGCGCGCAGGCCTGAGCGTTCCACCCACCGCGAGGAGCACCATGTCGAAGCGAGTCGTCGTCACCGGTCTCGGGACCACCTCCCCCGTCGGGGGTGACGTGGCCAGCACCTGGGACGCCCTGATCAACGGGCGGTCCGGGGTCCGGTTCCTGACCGATGAGTGGGCCGAGGAGATGCCGGTCAAGATCGCCGGCCGGATCGCGGTCGAGCCGACCGAGGTCCTGGAGCGGGTCAAGGCCCGCCGCCTCGACCGCTCGTCCCAGTTCGCGATGGTCGCCGCCATGGAGGCCTGGGCCGACTCCGGCCTGGACGCCGCCCAGGCGGCCGGCGATCTCGACGGTGACCGGGTCGGCGTCGCGATGGCCTCCGGCATCGGCGGCGTCACGACGCTCCTCGCCAACTACGACACGCTCAAGGAGAAGGGCCCGCGCCGGGTCTCTCCCCTGGCCGTGCCGATGCTGATGCCCAACGCACCGGCGGCCAACATCAGCCTCTACGTCGGAGCGCGCGCGGCGGTCAACACGCCGGTCTCGGCGTGCGCCTCCGGCAACGAGGCCATCGCCCTCGCCATCGACCAGATCCGCCTCGGCCGTGCCGACGTGGTCGTGGCCGGCGGCACCGAGGCCGCGATCCACCCGCTGCCGATGGCGGCGTTCGCGAACATGATGGCGCTCTCCAAGACCGCCAGCGGCGAGGCCGGCGGCGACCCGACTGCCGTCTCCCGGCCCTGGGACACCGCGCGTGAC
It encodes the following:
- a CDS encoding beta-ketoacyl-[acyl-carrier-protein] synthase II, with the protein product MSKRVVVTGLGTTSPVGGDVASTWDALINGRSGVRFLTDEWAEEMPVKIAGRIAVEPTEVLERVKARRLDRSSQFAMVAAMEAWADSGLDAAQAAGDLDGDRVGVAMASGIGGVTTLLANYDTLKEKGPRRVSPLAVPMLMPNAPAANISLYVGARAAVNTPVSACASGNEAIALAIDQIRLGRADVVVAGGTEAAIHPLPMAAFANMMALSKTASGEAGGDPTAVSRPWDTARDGFVLGEGAGVLVLESEEHALARGARIYATVLGAGITADSHDIAQPDPAGRGGSRAILRALHEAEIDPNTIAHVNAHATSTPQGDIAEGLMLHATLGAHATDVVVTSTKSMTGHLLGGAGALEAIATVLALHHRISPPTINLDNQDPEVELDIATKVRDLPLGDIAALNNSFGFGGANVAVIFGSV
- a CDS encoding acyl carrier protein; translation: MATTEEIRADLAEIVNEVAGIDADDVQLDKSFVDDLDVDSLSMVEVVVAAEEKFGVSIPDDEVKNLKTVGDAVAFIERAQA
- a CDS encoding beta-ketoacyl-ACP synthase III, with amino-acid sequence MMAIRAAQGPAHAAILGIGAYRPSRVIPNADVVDAIDSSDEWIQQRSGIKQRRWATAEETVQMMSVAASRTALERAGIDARQIDCVIVATVTHMLQTPAIATAIAFELGTDQAAAFDISAACAGFCHGVALASDMVRGGSAGYALVIGVERLSELTDIGDRGTAFIFADGAGAVVVGPSDQPGIGPVVWGSDGEQFDLIRQREDWRDVVVSERPEMPHLVMQGNAVFRWASYQMAKTGQQALDRAGVTLDELDVFVPHQANMRITDAMARAMKLPGRVKIARDIAEQGNTSAASIPLALDRMIEEGDAKSGDTALLIAFGAGLAYAAQVVTVP